From Spirosoma aerolatum, one genomic window encodes:
- the tig gene encoding trigger factor — MDITLEKASDTNASLKITLTPADYKPEVDKKLKDYGRKVQLKGFRPGHVPASLVQKMYGKSILVDEINSMLSKTVSQYIRDNKLQVVGDPVPNREEADAIDWDNQTDFAFSYTLGLASEFDIDFNDLPSVPQYEIQAGDAEINSTIAELQQRFHTHSHGEEVADGDTIYGELNQVSAPEGATGFSAKTAFPMAKMADDAKGQFIGKKKGDVVTFVLEQAFPDEKARANATGAKAEEVANLTGEFTFAIDDITRHEPAELNQELFDKVLGAGAVEDEEQFRAKVAEIIQSNYARETAQLLRLDIEKTLLDSTPILLPDEFLKNWLMEVNEGKFTPEQIDEQYDDFTKSVKLQLIKNKIADKADIKVDFEEVMEATRRMVREQFGFASSEDAEMNQTIDRIARNYLMDEKNNGQNYTSTFNQVYDDKVIDYAKTQLTLTTQEVTVDEFKALVENR, encoded by the coding sequence GTGGATATTACGCTCGAAAAAGCCAGCGACACCAACGCTTCACTCAAGATTACGCTAACCCCTGCTGATTATAAACCCGAAGTGGATAAGAAACTGAAAGACTATGGTCGGAAAGTTCAACTTAAAGGATTTCGTCCTGGACACGTACCCGCTTCGCTCGTACAAAAGATGTATGGGAAAAGCATTCTGGTCGATGAAATCAACTCGATGCTGAGCAAAACCGTTAGCCAGTACATCCGCGACAATAAGTTACAGGTAGTTGGTGACCCGGTTCCAAATCGGGAAGAGGCTGATGCCATTGATTGGGATAATCAGACGGATTTTGCGTTCAGCTACACGCTGGGGCTGGCTTCGGAGTTCGATATTGATTTCAACGATTTACCAAGTGTACCGCAGTATGAAATTCAGGCTGGTGATGCCGAAATCAATTCAACCATTGCTGAGTTGCAGCAGCGTTTCCACACCCATTCGCATGGCGAGGAAGTAGCTGATGGCGACACGATTTATGGTGAATTGAATCAGGTATCGGCACCGGAAGGCGCTACAGGTTTCTCGGCGAAAACTGCTTTTCCGATGGCCAAAATGGCCGATGATGCTAAAGGGCAGTTTATCGGTAAGAAAAAAGGAGACGTCGTTACGTTTGTACTAGAGCAGGCGTTTCCGGATGAGAAAGCCCGGGCCAATGCGACGGGGGCTAAAGCGGAGGAAGTTGCTAATCTGACCGGTGAGTTTACCTTCGCTATCGACGATATTACCCGTCATGAGCCTGCTGAACTAAATCAGGAGCTTTTCGATAAGGTGCTGGGTGCTGGTGCTGTAGAAGACGAAGAGCAATTCCGGGCTAAAGTGGCTGAAATCATCCAGAGCAATTACGCCCGTGAGACGGCTCAGTTGCTGCGTCTGGATATTGAGAAAACCCTGCTCGACAGTACACCTATTTTGCTGCCTGATGAGTTCCTGAAAAACTGGCTGATGGAAGTGAATGAAGGCAAGTTTACTCCTGAGCAAATTGATGAACAGTATGACGATTTCACCAAATCGGTGAAGCTGCAGCTTATTAAAAACAAAATTGCCGACAAAGCCGACATCAAAGTTGATTTTGAAGAGGTAATGGAAGCGACTCGTCGGATGGTGCGCGAACAGTTTGGCTTTGCCAGTTCAGAAGATGCCGAGATGAATCAGACCATCGATCGCATTGCCCGCAACTACCTGATGGATGAAAAAAATAACGGTCAGAACTACACCAGTACCTTCAACCAGGTGTACGACGACAAAGTGATCGACTATGCTAAAACGCAGCTGACCCTGACAACTCAGGAAGTCACTGTTGATGAATTTAAAGCGTTGGTTGAAAACCGCTAG
- a CDS encoding RelA/SpoT family protein, producing the protein MTNAIEHRPSPEPVIDLELERQEILKRYRRLLRAAKPMLKGDDAKLIKKAFNTSAEAHKNMRRRSGEPYIYHPLAVAQIAVEEIGLGTTSIVAALLHDVVEDTDTTIADIDRAFGPKVARIIDGLTKISGYFEYGTSQQAENFRKMLLTLSDDVRVILIKLADRLHNMRTLDSMPRDKQLKIASETIYIYAPLAHRLGLYTIKSELEDLYLKHVEPDAYKDIARKLRETRLARDRFIGRFIEPIEKDLAETGLKYVVKGRPKSIYSIWNKLNKSKKPFEEIYDLFAVRIILNVPPDEEKAACWRAYSIVTDHYKPNPDRLKDWISTPRANGYESLHTTVMSKQGQWVEVQIRTERMNEIAEKGYAAHWKYKGNDTQTGAGIEAWISQVRDMIESAGSDGKKAAIEFVDDFRSNLYSEEVFVFTPKGELQVLQRGATALDFAFSIHTQIGARCMAAKVNNTLVPLSYVLQNGDQVEVITSNRQKPNEDWLRFVVTSKAKTKIKDLIKEDNKRYVTDGREMVNKKLRLLKLEMTNEVINQLRAYFGSKTTDDFFYRVGKGHIDVAELKKFKADKEAKENRANKLNTDALPDAKAFVKELKKIHGERADADMLLIGEDMDRIDYTLAKCCNPISGDDVFGFVTINEGIKIHRVTCPNAVELMSNHGNRIIKAKWTSQKELAFLAGLRITGTDRVGLINDVTRVISNELHINMRSVAIDSKDGIFEGNIKLYVHDTEHLETLMRKLERVPGVFEVIRFDS; encoded by the coding sequence ATGACTAATGCAATCGAGCATCGACCCAGCCCAGAGCCTGTAATTGATCTGGAACTGGAACGCCAGGAAATCCTGAAGCGTTACCGTCGATTGTTGCGTGCCGCAAAACCCATGCTCAAAGGCGACGACGCCAAGCTGATCAAAAAAGCGTTTAACACGTCGGCCGAAGCCCATAAAAACATGCGTCGGCGCTCAGGTGAGCCCTACATCTATCATCCTCTAGCAGTAGCCCAGATTGCTGTTGAGGAAATTGGGCTGGGTACAACCAGTATTGTAGCTGCACTCCTTCACGATGTCGTTGAAGATACAGATACTACTATTGCCGATATCGACCGGGCGTTTGGCCCGAAAGTAGCCCGCATTATCGACGGCTTAACCAAGATTTCGGGGTATTTTGAATACGGCACGTCGCAGCAGGCTGAAAATTTCCGAAAAATGCTGCTGACGTTGTCCGACGATGTTCGGGTTATTCTGATCAAATTGGCCGACCGACTGCACAATATGCGAACGCTGGACTCGATGCCCCGCGATAAGCAGTTGAAGATTGCGTCGGAAACGATTTATATATACGCCCCCCTCGCCCACCGCCTGGGTTTATATACGATCAAGTCGGAACTGGAAGATCTGTATCTGAAACACGTTGAGCCAGATGCCTATAAAGATATTGCCCGGAAATTACGTGAAACCCGGCTAGCCCGCGATCGATTTATTGGCCGTTTTATTGAACCAATCGAGAAAGACCTGGCCGAAACGGGACTTAAATACGTGGTTAAAGGTAGGCCCAAGTCCATTTATTCGATCTGGAACAAGCTGAATAAGTCGAAAAAGCCCTTTGAGGAGATCTACGATCTGTTTGCGGTTCGGATTATTCTGAACGTACCTCCCGACGAAGAAAAAGCCGCCTGCTGGCGAGCCTATTCGATCGTTACCGACCACTACAAACCCAACCCCGACCGGCTGAAAGACTGGATCAGTACCCCACGCGCCAATGGGTATGAATCGCTGCATACGACCGTAATGAGCAAGCAGGGGCAGTGGGTAGAGGTTCAGATTCGAACCGAACGGATGAACGAAATTGCCGAGAAAGGCTATGCTGCCCACTGGAAATACAAAGGCAACGACACCCAAACCGGCGCGGGTATCGAAGCCTGGATCAGTCAGGTGCGCGATATGATCGAGTCGGCAGGTAGCGATGGTAAAAAAGCCGCGATCGAATTCGTCGACGATTTCAGAAGCAATCTGTACAGCGAAGAAGTCTTTGTTTTTACGCCTAAAGGTGAACTACAGGTATTGCAACGCGGAGCTACAGCTCTCGACTTTGCTTTCAGTATTCACACCCAGATTGGGGCCCGTTGTATGGCGGCCAAAGTCAATAATACCCTCGTTCCACTAAGTTACGTCCTACAAAATGGTGACCAGGTCGAAGTGATTACCTCAAACCGACAGAAGCCGAATGAAGACTGGCTGCGGTTTGTGGTTACCTCAAAAGCCAAGACCAAAATTAAGGACTTAATTAAGGAGGATAACAAACGATATGTGACGGATGGCCGGGAAATGGTCAACAAGAAGCTTCGTCTGTTAAAACTGGAAATGACCAACGAGGTCATTAATCAGTTACGGGCCTATTTTGGCTCGAAAACAACCGATGACTTCTTCTACCGGGTCGGTAAAGGGCATATTGACGTTGCTGAGCTTAAAAAATTCAAGGCCGATAAAGAAGCCAAAGAAAATCGGGCCAATAAGCTGAATACCGACGCCCTGCCTGATGCCAAGGCATTCGTTAAGGAACTGAAGAAAATCCACGGCGAACGGGCGGATGCCGACATGCTGCTTATTGGCGAAGACATGGACCGCATCGATTACACGCTGGCCAAATGCTGTAATCCAATCTCGGGCGACGATGTGTTTGGCTTTGTGACCATCAACGAAGGCATTAAAATTCACCGGGTTACCTGCCCCAATGCCGTCGAACTGATGTCGAATCACGGTAATCGGATCATCAAGGCGAAGTGGACTAGTCAAAAAGAACTGGCGTTTCTGGCTGGGTTACGCATTACCGGAACCGACCGGGTAGGGCTCATCAACGACGTAACCCGCGTGATTAGTAACGAGTTGCATATCAACATGCGCTCGGTAGCCATCGACTCCAAAGACGGTATTTTCGAAGGGAATATCAAACTCTACGTTCATGATACCGAACACCTTGAAACCCTGATGCGCAAACTAGAGCGGGTTCCGGGCGTGTTTGAGGTCATTCGCTTCGACTCATAA
- a CDS encoding YihY/virulence factor BrkB family protein, with the protein MFDKLFGFKALGRAKAWLQAHHPFNSKSTWYSFLKRMATQIIDNDTSERAASVSYSLILAVFPTIIFFFTLIPYIPIPDLEEQVMGFLQRVLPGDTFSTVDTTIRDIINRPRSGVLSLGFVLALYSATSGLVALMQAFNSSYHSAERRSFLKIRAIAVGLTFTLAFALILAVVVLIIGGIVSDYLLHFGFFNNVVFVNLLTIGRYLIVFAVFVGSISVIYRFGPNVNMKWLFILPGAVTASVLIVLITLGFSFYVANFGSYNKLYGSIGTLIALMIWINLISLVLILGFEMNVALYNLEGDPHPSVAAKTTNATSNT; encoded by the coding sequence ATGTTCGATAAACTATTCGGCTTCAAGGCGTTGGGCAGGGCAAAGGCCTGGTTACAGGCGCACCACCCATTCAATTCCAAAAGCACCTGGTATTCGTTTTTGAAGCGAATGGCCACCCAAATTATTGACAATGATACCAGCGAACGGGCCGCTTCGGTATCGTACAGTCTGATTCTGGCTGTTTTCCCGACGATCATTTTCTTTTTCACACTCATACCCTATATCCCGATTCCTGATCTTGAAGAACAGGTGATGGGCTTTTTGCAACGGGTTTTACCAGGCGACACCTTCAGTACAGTCGATACAACGATACGGGATATTATCAATCGGCCGCGCAGTGGTGTCCTATCATTAGGCTTCGTTCTGGCGCTCTATTCAGCTACCAGTGGGCTGGTTGCTTTGATGCAGGCATTCAACTCATCCTATCATTCGGCAGAGCGCCGTAGCTTCCTCAAAATTCGAGCCATAGCTGTGGGGTTAACGTTTACCCTGGCATTTGCGCTGATTTTAGCCGTAGTCGTTCTGATCATTGGTGGGATTGTGAGCGACTATCTGCTTCATTTTGGCTTTTTTAACAACGTCGTGTTCGTTAATCTGCTCACGATTGGGCGGTATCTGATTGTGTTTGCGGTATTTGTGGGTTCCATTTCGGTGATATACCGATTCGGCCCAAACGTGAACATGAAGTGGCTGTTTATTTTGCCAGGCGCTGTTACCGCTTCGGTACTTATCGTTCTGATCACGCTCGGCTTCTCCTTCTATGTTGCCAACTTTGGGTCTTACAACAAACTATATGGGTCGATTGGAACGCTGATTGCCCTGATGATCTGGATCAACCTGATTTCGCTGGTGCTTATTTTAGGGTTTGAAATGAATGTGGCACTCTATAATCTTGAGGGTGACCCACACCCGAGCGTAGCTGCTAAAACAACAAACGCCACCTCGAACACTTGA
- a CDS encoding L-threonylcarbamoyladenylate synthase produces MSAEFIKLYPKNPDPRRIAHIVNALRDGAVIIYPTDTIYGMGCDIHNARAVERVARIKGIKPTKNDFSFICYDLSHIADYARVSNQAFKLMKSLLPGPFTFILQATNQVPKLLNTNKKTVGIRVPDNDIPRQIVHELGNPIITTSIRDEDEIIEYSTDPELIFEKFQHQVDIVIDGGYGGNIPSTIVDVTNDEFSIVRQGLGELVL; encoded by the coding sequence ATGTCTGCTGAATTCATCAAGCTTTATCCGAAAAACCCTGATCCCCGTCGGATTGCGCATATCGTGAACGCACTTCGCGATGGAGCCGTCATTATTTACCCAACCGATACCATTTACGGTATGGGTTGCGACATCCATAATGCACGGGCTGTTGAGCGAGTTGCCCGTATCAAAGGCATAAAGCCGACCAAAAATGATTTCTCGTTTATCTGCTATGACCTGAGTCACATTGCCGACTATGCTCGCGTGAGTAATCAGGCCTTTAAATTGATGAAGAGTCTACTCCCAGGACCCTTTACATTCATACTTCAGGCAACCAACCAAGTACCTAAGCTACTGAATACCAATAAGAAAACCGTAGGTATTCGCGTTCCTGACAATGACATTCCCCGGCAGATCGTTCATGAGTTGGGTAATCCGATCATTACCACGTCGATCCGGGATGAAGATGAAATTATTGAGTATTCAACCGACCCGGAGCTAATCTTCGAGAAATTTCAGCACCAGGTGGATATCGTAATCGACGGGGGCTATGGCGGCAACATCCCTTCTACTATTGTCGATGTCACGAACGATGAGTTTTCTATTGTACGGCAAGGCTTAGGCGAATTAGTGCTTTGA
- the mltG gene encoding endolytic transglycosylase MltG produces the protein MSRNFKIGLFLTVSILLTTFTFYFWQVFKSPNLQVKENDKTFALLIPRGSTFESVMDTLKTHKVINDETSFRFLAKLMKYPELVKEGRYEIKPNMGNRDALVKLRSGNQDAMPVTFNSMRQKSDLIQRLGSKFEFGSEALGKLLNDPATCEKYGFDTTTIVCMFLPNTYEMFWTIKPEALLDRMGNEYKKFWTPERQEKAKALGLTQTQTQVLASIVAAETNKRDEQPRVAGVYLNRLKKGMKLEADPTVIFALRDFTIRRLLNKQLTIDSPYNTYRHTGLPPGPINLPAPATIDAVLNAEQHDYLYFVVDARFNGYHTFSKTMAEHLANARLYQQALTRMKIMK, from the coding sequence ATGTCTCGTAATTTTAAAATTGGGCTGTTTCTCACCGTTTCTATCCTTCTGACCACCTTTACCTTTTACTTCTGGCAAGTTTTCAAAAGCCCAAACCTACAGGTAAAAGAGAACGACAAAACGTTTGCCCTCCTGATTCCACGTGGTTCAACGTTCGAGTCAGTCATGGACACGCTCAAAACGCATAAGGTCATCAACGACGAAACGTCGTTCCGTTTCCTGGCCAAACTGATGAAATACCCCGAACTCGTTAAAGAAGGACGGTATGAAATCAAGCCAAATATGGGCAACCGCGACGCGCTGGTCAAACTCCGCAGTGGCAATCAGGATGCCATGCCCGTAACGTTCAATAGTATGCGGCAGAAATCGGACCTGATTCAGCGCCTGGGCAGCAAATTTGAGTTTGGCTCCGAGGCCCTGGGTAAACTGCTGAACGATCCGGCTACCTGCGAGAAATATGGATTCGATACCACAACGATCGTCTGTATGTTTTTGCCTAATACCTACGAAATGTTCTGGACCATCAAGCCCGAAGCCCTGTTGGATCGGATGGGGAATGAATACAAGAAATTCTGGACGCCCGAACGTCAGGAAAAAGCCAAAGCCCTTGGACTGACCCAAACGCAGACTCAGGTACTGGCTTCGATCGTAGCGGCCGAAACCAACAAACGCGATGAACAACCCCGCGTGGCTGGTGTGTACCTGAACCGCCTGAAAAAAGGCATGAAACTCGAAGCCGACCCCACTGTCATTTTTGCCCTGCGCGATTTCACGATTCGTCGGCTGCTCAACAAGCAACTCACTATCGACTCGCCTTACAACACCTATCGGCATACCGGCTTACCACCTGGGCCAATTAACCTGCCTGCTCCTGCCACCATCGATGCCGTTCTGAACGCCGAGCAACACGACTACCTTTACTTCGTGGTCGATGCCCGTTTCAATGGGTATCATACCTTCTCGAAAACTATGGCTGAACACCTGGCCAACGCTCGTCTGTACCAACAGGCACTCACCCGCATGAAGATTATGAAATAA
- a CDS encoding YybH family protein: MKYVLSLLLMVTVMTSCRTSADSPRAMNPAAAKRQQAIDEIREADLNFSQLSERQGMAKAFTTYAADEVIKLNDGSAPTVGFDSLRAQMSRMPVDGRVLTWQVLKADASQAGDLGYTFGQWMLSQRDESGKKKTQFGVYVTVWKRQRNGQWRFVVDGGNSTPEPK; the protein is encoded by the coding sequence ATGAAGTACGTATTATCTCTCTTACTGATGGTGACCGTGATGACATCTTGCCGGACGAGTGCTGATAGTCCACGAGCCATGAATCCGGCAGCCGCCAAACGACAACAGGCCATTGATGAGATTCGTGAAGCGGATTTAAATTTTAGCCAATTGTCTGAAAGACAGGGAATGGCCAAAGCCTTTACAACGTATGCAGCCGATGAAGTAATCAAGCTGAACGATGGCAGTGCTCCGACGGTCGGCTTCGATTCGTTGCGGGCACAGATGAGTCGTATGCCGGTTGATGGACGTGTGCTAACCTGGCAGGTGCTTAAGGCCGATGCCTCGCAGGCGGGTGATCTGGGCTACACGTTTGGGCAGTGGATGCTTAGCCAACGCGACGAGTCGGGCAAGAAGAAAACACAGTTTGGGGTTTATGTGACTGTATGGAAACGCCAACGCAACGGTCAATGGCGGTTTGTTGTCGATGGTGGGAACAGTACCCCCGAACCCAAATAG
- a CDS encoding MFS transporter: protein MTVRSSSTPQTLRDPSLYTLSFWLLSVSNFLFSASFSMMIPELPAYLTKLGGKEYIGLIIALFTFTAGVSRPFSGKLTDTIGRVPVMAFGSIVCFVCGLLYPYLLTVWGFLTLRLIHGFSTGTKPTATSAYVADVVPANRRGEAMGMLGLFTAMGMSLGPAIGSWLATDFSMNVMFWTSSAFALLSIGILLRMPETLATPERFRFGLLRLKKDELFDKQAIPPFLVLLLQSFSSGAVLTVISTLSGSLGITNKGLFFTVYTVASLMVRILFSKSSDRYGRVPVLFISTVILAFSMGLLVMVDSPVLFWTAAIFYGMSWGMNSPTVQAWTADLSDEHTRGRAMATMYIALEAGIGLGAVGSGWLLNHVVGELGVDAAFAVSGGMALIAVGYLGWLWQKGRRTSRHRTDGADEVALMDGEPG from the coding sequence TTGACCGTTCGTTCATCGTCAACTCCTCAAACGTTGCGAGATCCCTCGCTGTATACGCTCTCGTTCTGGTTACTGTCGGTCAGTAACTTCCTGTTTTCGGCCAGTTTTTCGATGATGATTCCCGAGTTACCGGCCTATCTGACGAAGCTGGGCGGCAAAGAATACATCGGACTGATTATTGCACTTTTTACGTTCACGGCTGGGGTTTCACGGCCATTTAGCGGCAAACTGACCGATACAATTGGTCGGGTTCCGGTGATGGCCTTCGGGTCTATCGTGTGCTTTGTCTGCGGACTGTTGTATCCGTATCTGTTGACCGTATGGGGGTTTCTGACGCTCCGGCTAATTCACGGCTTTTCGACGGGGACTAAACCAACGGCTACATCGGCTTATGTTGCCGATGTGGTTCCGGCCAATCGTCGGGGCGAAGCAATGGGTATGCTTGGGCTATTTACGGCGATGGGCATGTCGCTTGGACCGGCTATTGGGAGTTGGTTGGCTACCGATTTTTCCATGAATGTTATGTTCTGGACATCATCGGCTTTTGCCTTACTTTCCATTGGTATTCTGCTCCGTATGCCCGAAACCCTGGCGACACCAGAACGTTTTCGGTTTGGCTTACTTCGTCTGAAAAAAGATGAGCTCTTTGATAAACAGGCTATTCCGCCATTTCTAGTTCTGCTATTGCAATCGTTCTCTTCTGGCGCGGTACTCACGGTAATCTCTACGTTGAGCGGGTCACTGGGCATTACCAATAAAGGGCTGTTTTTCACGGTCTATACAGTGGCTTCGCTGATGGTTCGTATTCTGTTCAGTAAGTCGTCGGATCGCTACGGCCGGGTACCCGTATTATTTATCTCTACGGTTATTCTAGCTTTTTCAATGGGCTTGCTGGTTATGGTCGACTCGCCGGTTTTGTTCTGGACGGCCGCTATTTTCTATGGTATGTCGTGGGGCATGAACTCGCCGACAGTGCAGGCCTGGACAGCGGACCTTAGCGACGAGCATACCCGTGGACGAGCGATGGCTACCATGTACATTGCCCTCGAAGCGGGTATTGGATTGGGAGCCGTCGGTTCGGGCTGGCTGCTCAATCACGTAGTGGGTGAATTGGGGGTAGATGCGGCCTTTGCCGTATCAGGGGGGATGGCGTTGATTGCGGTTGGGTATCTGGGCTGGTTATGGCAAAAAGGCCGGAGAACATCCCGGCATCGGACCGACGGAGCCGATGAAGTGGCTCTGATGGATGGTGAACCGGGATGA
- a CDS encoding glycosyltransferase: MPSNLWQKNLPVPHIPTWVTVICICYNHRNYVRQALQSVIDQTYPFIELIIIDNGSIDGSDEQICSFIEQYPSVRSIKNSTNLGLNRAFNQGLATAKGSYIIDFAADDVLLPDRVAKQVALFEQLPDSYGVVFSNAAFIDAAGKRIGVHYPVDSLGHTTVQVPTGDVFEAVLASYFICTPTMLIRRSVFDRLVGYDEALSYEDFDFWVRSSRFCHYAYLDEVLTLKRQLPDSLSSQILQRHNQLLPSTLIVCQKAFELCQTTDEFDALAGRLNTFIRKAFYTEQFTLVHQFYSLLKQIKQPPILTRSIAAFSYYHLPINYIYRLYHRYWRNPFRTFMVTDV; the protein is encoded by the coding sequence ATGCCGAGCAATTTGTGGCAAAAAAATTTACCTGTTCCACACATACCTACCTGGGTAACGGTCATTTGCATCTGCTACAATCATCGGAATTACGTTAGGCAAGCCCTGCAATCGGTTATTGATCAAACTTATCCCTTTATTGAATTAATTATTATTGATAACGGAAGTATCGATGGTTCTGATGAACAAATCTGTTCGTTTATTGAGCAGTACCCATCTGTACGATCCATAAAAAACAGCACCAATCTGGGCCTGAACCGAGCCTTCAACCAGGGGCTGGCGACTGCCAAAGGGAGTTATATTATTGATTTCGCAGCCGATGATGTGCTGTTGCCTGATCGGGTGGCTAAACAGGTTGCCTTATTCGAGCAATTACCCGATTCTTACGGGGTGGTATTTTCCAATGCAGCCTTTATCGATGCAGCGGGTAAACGAATCGGCGTGCATTATCCGGTTGACAGCCTGGGACATACAACCGTGCAGGTGCCAACTGGAGATGTATTCGAGGCTGTTTTGGCTAGTTATTTCATCTGTACACCTACCATGCTAATTCGCCGTTCTGTATTCGATAGGTTGGTCGGTTACGACGAAGCATTGAGCTATGAAGATTTTGATTTCTGGGTTCGTTCATCACGGTTCTGTCACTACGCGTACCTCGACGAGGTATTGACTCTGAAACGACAATTACCCGATTCGTTATCCAGCCAGATCCTGCAACGTCACAATCAATTATTGCCTTCTACACTGATCGTCTGCCAGAAAGCATTCGAGCTATGTCAGACTACGGATGAGTTCGATGCATTGGCTGGCCGACTCAATACGTTTATCCGAAAAGCCTTTTATACCGAGCAGTTTACGCTGGTTCACCAATTCTATAGCCTGCTAAAACAGATTAAACAACCGCCTATATTGACCCGATCTATAGCTGCTTTTTCTTACTATCATCTGCCTATCAACTACATTTACCGTTTGTATCATCGGTATTGGCGAAACCCGTTTAGGACGTTTATGGTTACTGATGTATAG
- a CDS encoding acyl-CoA thioesterase, whose protein sequence is MITHDVTNIRVRYYDTDQMGIVYYGNYARYYEIGRVEALRHLGLTYKKMEEDGISMPVYDLNSRFIRPAKYDDLLTIRVTIPQMPKTRLMFNYEIFNQDGQLLNTGQTTLVFVRSETGRPCSAPIDLLEATKPFFEQ, encoded by the coding sequence ATGATTACCCACGACGTTACCAATATCCGGGTGCGCTATTACGACACCGATCAGATGGGCATTGTTTATTATGGCAACTACGCCCGTTATTACGAGATCGGACGTGTCGAAGCGCTTCGCCATCTGGGACTTACGTATAAAAAAATGGAAGAAGATGGCATTTCGATGCCTGTCTACGACCTGAATTCCCGATTCATTCGACCAGCTAAATACGACGATCTTCTTACCATTCGAGTGACGATTCCGCAAATGCCCAAAACCCGGTTGATGTTCAATTACGAAATTTTCAATCAGGATGGGCAACTGCTAAATACGGGCCAAACTACACTCGTTTTTGTTCGTTCAGAAACGGGGCGTCCGTGTTCTGCACCCATCGATTTACTAGAAGCGACCAAACCTTTCTTTGAACAATAA